From one Maritimibacter sp. DP1N21-5 genomic stretch:
- a CDS encoding ATP-binding cassette domain-containing protein, with amino-acid sequence MTGSNPFPVTITGAALRGTIRPTANANPAPDAAPATSGTVTRSDPELRRAATTTRLSRRAALLETYAALLGQTAVARDIEDAMLALGDGSQGVSAEMIVAGLRAVGLKARLTVTRTLDPALWPAVAIMTNGQAVLVLGASADTVTIYEAGARDRQTDVPMADFDPFFGGQVIRATATRDQIDARHAVRGTPPHWFWGEIRRYKRHFYEVALGSFTANLLAVAVALFSLQVYDRVIPHQSTPTLWMLTLGAGLAILLEAGLKVARARLMDGAGKAIELNIQSLLMSRILGMRSDKRPATPSGLFASMREFSSVREFFTASSIGALTDIPFIALFLFLVASIGGPIVLVLVGGGVLMVLPGLFLQKRMVELSRQSQGASAKSSRLLHEAIYDLDTIKTARGEARFMRLWNELSLLQALKSSDQRKLAAWLGFWAQGVQQATYVAAVVVGVYLTFAGQFTVGTIIAVGILSGRTLAPLTQLAATLARWSNVKNALDGLDAIAGSDQDAVEGRTHLRRDTIRGAYELREVSFAYDEDAVHLDVPALAIGAGQKVALLGTNGSGKSTFLKLLAGLYGPGKGRLMIDGVDMAQLAPRDLRRNVGYLGQDVRLFAGSLRDNLNLTLLDRDDDRLLAALDFAGLGTFVRGHAKGLDLEIRDNGEGLSAGQRQSIGWARLWLQDPNVVLLDEPTAALDTTLEAALISRLHDWLGRRTAVIATHRLPILTLCERVLILQNGRPVVDGPRDDVLAHLRGDGVTGTRKTA; translated from the coding sequence GTGACCGGGTCGAACCCCTTTCCCGTCACCATCACCGGTGCCGCGCTCCGGGGCACGATCCGGCCCACGGCCAACGCGAACCCCGCGCCGGACGCTGCCCCCGCCACGTCGGGCACCGTGACGAGGTCAGACCCCGAACTGCGCCGGGCGGCGACAACGACGCGGCTGTCTCGCCGCGCCGCTCTTCTGGAAACCTACGCCGCGCTTCTTGGCCAGACGGCAGTCGCCCGCGACATCGAGGACGCCATGCTCGCGCTGGGCGACGGGTCGCAGGGCGTGAGCGCGGAGATGATCGTGGCAGGGCTTCGCGCGGTCGGACTGAAGGCCAGGCTCACGGTCACGCGGACCCTCGATCCCGCGCTCTGGCCTGCCGTTGCGATCATGACGAACGGACAGGCGGTTCTGGTTCTCGGGGCCTCGGCCGATACCGTGACGATCTATGAAGCGGGCGCACGGGACCGGCAGACCGACGTGCCCATGGCCGACTTCGACCCTTTCTTCGGGGGTCAGGTCATCCGCGCCACCGCGACCCGAGACCAGATCGACGCTCGCCATGCGGTGCGTGGGACGCCGCCGCATTGGTTCTGGGGCGAAATCCGGCGCTACAAACGGCATTTCTACGAAGTGGCACTCGGCAGTTTCACGGCGAACCTGCTGGCCGTCGCCGTCGCACTCTTCTCGCTTCAGGTCTATGACCGGGTGATCCCGCATCAATCCACGCCGACGCTCTGGATGCTGACGCTTGGCGCGGGGCTCGCCATCCTGCTCGAGGCGGGTCTCAAGGTCGCGCGGGCGCGGCTCATGGATGGGGCGGGCAAGGCGATCGAGCTCAACATCCAGTCGCTCCTCATGTCGCGCATCCTCGGTATGCGGTCCGACAAACGCCCTGCCACGCCCTCCGGCCTCTTCGCCTCCATGCGCGAATTTTCCTCGGTGCGGGAGTTCTTTACGGCTTCCTCCATCGGCGCGCTCACGGACATTCCCTTCATCGCGCTCTTCCTTTTTCTGGTGGCCTCCATCGGCGGGCCGATCGTGCTGGTTCTCGTCGGGGGCGGGGTGCTCATGGTCCTGCCGGGGCTTTTCCTTCAAAAGCGCATGGTGGAGCTTTCCAGACAGTCGCAGGGCGCCTCGGCCAAGTCGTCGCGCCTCCTGCACGAGGCGATCTATGACCTCGACACGATCAAGACCGCCCGGGGCGAGGCGCGGTTCATGCGGCTCTGGAACGAACTGAGCCTGCTGCAGGCGCTGAAGTCGTCCGACCAGCGCAAGCTCGCGGCCTGGCTCGGCTTCTGGGCACAAGGCGTGCAACAGGCGACCTATGTCGCCGCCGTGGTGGTCGGTGTCTACCTGACCTTCGCCGGACAGTTTACCGTGGGCACGATCATCGCGGTCGGTATCCTGTCGGGCCGCACGCTCGCGCCATTGACGCAGCTTGCCGCAACGCTGGCGCGCTGGTCCAACGTGAAGAATGCGCTGGACGGGCTCGACGCCATCGCGGGCTCGGATCAGGACGCGGTCGAGGGGCGGACCCACTTGCGGCGCGATACTATCCGGGGCGCCTATGAACTGCGGGAGGTGAGCTTCGCCTATGACGAGGACGCCGTGCACCTCGACGTGCCCGCACTCGCCATCGGCGCGGGGCAGAAGGTCGCGCTGTTGGGGACGAACGGTTCCGGCAAGTCGACCTTCCTGAAACTGCTTGCGGGCCTCTATGGACCGGGCAAGGGCCGTCTCATGATCGACGGGGTCGACATGGCGCAACTGGCCCCCCGCGACCTGCGTCGCAATGTGGGCTATCTGGGTCAGGACGTGCGGCTCTTTGCCGGCAGCCTTCGCGACAACCTGAACCTCACGCTTCTCGACCGAGACGACGACCGGCTGCTGGCTGCGCTCGACTTCGCTGGACTAGGCACCTTTGTGCGGGGTCATGCCAAGGGCCTCGACCTTGAGATCCGCGACAACGGTGAAGGCCTGTCCGCCGGGCAGCGGCAGTCGATCGGCTGGGCGCGGCTCTGGCTTCAGGACCCGAACGTGGTGCTTCTGGACGAGCCAACCGCCGCGCTCGACACCACCCTCGAAGCGGCGCTGATTTCCCGCCTGCACGACTGGCTCGGACGGCGCACCGCCGTCATCGCAACCCACCGCCTGCCGATCCTGACGCTCTGCGAACGGGTTCTCATCCTGCAGAACGGCCGCCCCGTCGTGGATGGTCCGCGCGACGACGTGCTCGCGCATCTGCGGGGCGACGGTGTGACGGGGACACGGAAGACCGCATGA
- a CDS encoding HlyD family efflux transporter periplasmic adaptor subunit, translated as MTTLDAPFAEDLKRPSRLIWLSAVSVLVFLLWAAIAWVDEIVRAPGEVTSSSRPQSIQNLEGGILAELLVNEGDQVAAGDVIARLTGTGFRSTVTDYAEQIGGLKIKRLRLEAELAGEDTFVVPEDLARLTPNIVASETALLSARQADFIARRDGANAVLEQAATQMKILEDLYDQKVVALIEVTRARQAHADARVKYNEIVTQTELARAEEYSDVLREQATLEQNLAVAEDQLDRTVLTSPMAGVVNNLAVTTIGGVVRPGEEIAQIIPLGDDIFVEARVRPEDIANVQRGQEATVKLSAYDYTIYGSLKGRVELVSADTFKDERARDGDPHYRVILKLDMASLTERQRRLEIRPGMVADVELHTGSKTILRYLLKPLYKSREAFREP; from the coding sequence ATGACGACATTGGACGCACCCTTCGCCGAGGACCTCAAACGTCCGTCGCGCCTCATCTGGCTCTCGGCCGTTTCGGTGCTGGTGTTCCTTCTCTGGGCCGCCATCGCCTGGGTCGACGAGATCGTGCGTGCGCCGGGCGAGGTGACGTCCTCCTCCCGCCCTCAGAGCATCCAGAACCTCGAAGGCGGGATCCTCGCCGAACTGCTTGTGAACGAAGGGGATCAGGTCGCGGCGGGCGATGTCATCGCGCGGCTGACCGGGACCGGGTTCCGTTCGACCGTGACGGATTACGCCGAACAGATCGGCGGGCTCAAGATCAAGCGCCTGCGGCTCGAAGCCGAACTGGCGGGCGAGGATACCTTCGTCGTGCCGGAGGACCTCGCTCGGCTGACGCCCAATATCGTCGCGTCCGAAACTGCGCTTCTCTCGGCGCGGCAGGCCGATTTCATTGCACGGCGCGACGGGGCCAACGCCGTGTTGGAACAGGCCGCCACCCAGATGAAGATCCTCGAGGATCTGTATGATCAGAAGGTCGTAGCACTCATCGAAGTGACCCGCGCCCGGCAGGCCCACGCGGACGCCCGCGTGAAATACAACGAGATCGTGACCCAGACCGAACTTGCCCGTGCCGAAGAGTATTCCGACGTGCTGCGCGAGCAGGCGACGCTCGAACAGAACCTTGCCGTCGCGGAGGATCAGCTTGACCGGACCGTGCTGACCTCGCCCATGGCGGGGGTCGTGAACAATCTCGCCGTGACCACCATCGGCGGCGTCGTGCGTCCCGGCGAGGAGATCGCCCAGATCATTCCGCTTGGCGACGACATCTTCGTCGAAGCGCGCGTCAGGCCTGAAGACATCGCCAACGTCCAGCGCGGGCAGGAGGCGACGGTGAAGCTCTCGGCCTATGACTACACGATCTACGGGTCGCTCAAGGGCCGGGTCGAACTCGTCTCGGCCGACACGTTCAAGGACGAGCGCGCCCGCGACGGCGACCCGCATTATCGCGTGATCCTGAAACTCGACATGGCCTCGCTCACCGAACGGCAGCGCAGGCTGGAAATCCGGCCCGGCATGGTCGCGGATGTCGAACTTCACACCGGGTCCAAGACCATCCTGCGCTACCTGTTGAAGCCGCTCTACAAATCCCGGGAAGCCTTCCGCGAGCCTTGA
- a CDS encoding cytochrome P450 — protein sequence MELIEGHRVIVPAKGIPTLDIDPFDEAVLADPFEYFDALRGLGPVVYVPRYSMLAVGQYGSTHGVFTDHAHFVSSRGVGLNDFKIGTPWRPPSIILEVDPPDHTKTRRVMARALSPKVVKDLAQTFATAAEALVDEVLAKGRVESVTEIAERFPLSVFPQAVGLREVHDRYLVDYGNCVFNAMGPDNRLRREAIDYTREIAPWIMAACARDRLTPDGIGAAIYADADAGEITEGEAAMLVRSLLSAGVDTTVSGIGNALFCFAENPVEWDKLRADPSLIKPAFEEVLRYSFPVHTFGRTAGVDTEISGHPVEEGTKILAVIGAANRDPEKWGADADQFRVDRRPVGQIGFGAGIHGCVGQNIARGETAAILTALAAKVKRIEFDGAPVWRPSNAIHALDCLPLRFVPA from the coding sequence ATGGAACTGATCGAAGGCCACAGGGTCATTGTGCCGGCCAAAGGCATCCCAACGCTCGACATCGACCCGTTCGACGAAGCGGTTCTGGCCGATCCTTTCGAGTATTTCGACGCGCTGCGCGGGCTGGGGCCGGTGGTCTATGTCCCGAGGTATTCCATGCTTGCGGTCGGGCAATACGGGTCGACCCATGGCGTCTTCACGGATCATGCGCATTTCGTGTCGTCCCGGGGCGTGGGTCTGAACGACTTCAAGATCGGAACACCCTGGCGCCCGCCGTCGATCATCCTCGAGGTCGATCCGCCGGATCATACGAAGACACGCCGTGTCATGGCCCGAGCCCTGTCGCCCAAGGTGGTCAAGGACCTGGCCCAGACCTTCGCCACCGCGGCAGAGGCTCTCGTGGACGAGGTGCTGGCCAAGGGCCGCGTCGAAAGCGTGACCGAAATCGCGGAACGCTTCCCCCTGTCCGTCTTTCCGCAGGCGGTGGGGCTGAGGGAAGTGCATGACCGCTATCTCGTCGACTACGGCAATTGCGTCTTCAACGCGATGGGACCGGACAATCGGCTGCGGCGGGAGGCCATCGACTACACCCGCGAGATCGCCCCCTGGATCATGGCGGCCTGTGCCCGCGATAGGCTGACGCCGGATGGTATCGGGGCAGCGATCTATGCCGACGCCGATGCGGGCGAGATCACCGAGGGCGAAGCCGCGATGTTGGTGCGCTCGCTCCTGTCGGCCGGGGTGGACACGACCGTTTCGGGCATCGGCAACGCGCTTTTCTGTTTCGCCGAGAACCCTGTCGAATGGGACAAGCTGCGCGCCGACCCGAGCCTGATCAAACCGGCATTCGAGGAGGTTCTGCGCTATTCCTTCCCGGTCCATACCTTCGGTCGGACCGCGGGCGTGGATACGGAAATCTCCGGGCATCCGGTGGAGGAGGGAACCAAGATACTCGCCGTGATCGGTGCAGCCAACCGCGATCCCGAGAAATGGGGGGCGGATGCGGACCAGTTCCGGGTCGACCGCCGCCCCGTAGGTCAGATCGGTTTCGGCGCAGGTATCCACGGTTGTGTCGGCCAGAACATTGCCCGAGGCGAGACGGCCGCGATCCTCACCGCGCTTGCCGCCAAAGTGAAGCGGATCGAGTTCGACGGCGCGCCGGTCTGGCGGCCCTCGAACGCGATCCACGCACTCGACTGCCTGCCGCTGCGGTTTGTTCCGGCGTAG
- a CDS encoding MarR family winged helix-turn-helix transcriptional regulator, translating into MTRETHRSTKDREGETILDLETYVPFLLSVAAAAWTRTTSAEYRAHFGLGITDWRVISMLNIEPKITANRICQVIHMDKAAVSRALHTLSEAGIVAFDAPKQNPRNRTWWLTDKGRGLHADILGVALEHEAKMMAGVAGEDLDTFLSVLRRMHVNLSAKS; encoded by the coding sequence ATGACCCGCGAGACTCACAGGTCGACGAAGGACCGCGAGGGAGAGACGATCCTCGACCTCGAAACTTACGTGCCCTTTCTTCTGTCGGTCGCGGCAGCGGCCTGGACCCGAACGACATCGGCCGAATATCGGGCGCACTTCGGGCTGGGGATCACAGACTGGCGGGTGATTTCGATGCTCAATATCGAACCCAAGATCACGGCGAACCGGATCTGTCAGGTGATCCACATGGACAAGGCGGCGGTCAGTCGGGCCTTGCACACGCTGTCCGAGGCGGGGATCGTCGCCTTCGACGCGCCGAAGCAGAACCCTCGGAACCGGACCTGGTGGCTCACCGACAAGGGGCGGGGGCTCCATGCAGACATTCTCGGCGTGGCGCTGGAGCATGAGGCGAAGATGATGGCGGGGGTCGCGGGGGAAGACTTGGACACCTTCCTCTCCGTGCTGCGCCGTATGCACGTGAACCTCTCGGCGAAGTCTTAG
- a CDS encoding L-threonylcarbamoyladenylate synthase yields the protein MAPALQTRLLQADEAGIAEAADLLRRGALVSFPTETVYGLGGDAGNDLAVAGIYEAKGRPRFNPLIAHVPDLAGVERIAVLTDEARTLAEAFWPGPLTLVLEARPEAGMSALVSAGLSTVAVRVPAHPVAQRLLRAVDRPIVAPSANPSGRISPTTAAHVMAGLSGRIAAVLDGGPCGVGVESTIVGFAPRPTVPRPVVLRPGGLSVEDIEAALGAPLATRDEGARITAPGQLASHYAPDAPVRLGAETARPGERLLGFGDVEADWNLSPRGDLVEAAANLFRMMHEMDRDGTAPIAVSPIPDEGLGRAINDRLRRAAAPR from the coding sequence ATGGCTCCGGCACTTCAGACAAGGCTCCTGCAGGCGGACGAGGCCGGCATCGCCGAGGCGGCCGACCTTCTGCGCCGGGGTGCTCTCGTCAGTTTCCCGACCGAAACGGTCTATGGTCTGGGCGGAGATGCGGGCAACGATCTGGCCGTTGCGGGGATCTACGAAGCCAAGGGTCGGCCAAGGTTCAATCCGCTGATCGCGCATGTGCCCGATCTTGCCGGCGTGGAACGGATCGCCGTCCTGACGGACGAAGCGCGCACCCTTGCCGAGGCGTTCTGGCCGGGACCGCTCACGCTGGTGCTCGAAGCGCGCCCGGAGGCCGGGATGTCGGCACTGGTGAGCGCGGGGCTTTCCACGGTGGCAGTGCGGGTGCCGGCGCATCCGGTGGCGCAGCGGCTTCTGCGCGCCGTCGATCGCCCCATCGTCGCCCCCTCGGCCAACCCATCCGGGCGGATTTCACCAACCACGGCCGCGCATGTGATGGCCGGGCTCTCCGGACGGATCGCGGCGGTTCTGGACGGTGGCCCCTGCGGTGTCGGCGTGGAAAGCACCATCGTCGGTTTCGCGCCTCGCCCCACGGTTCCGCGCCCAGTTGTGCTGAGACCGGGCGGCCTCTCGGTCGAGGACATCGAGGCCGCATTGGGCGCGCCGCTCGCCACTCGCGACGAGGGCGCGCGGATCACCGCGCCGGGCCAGCTCGCCAGCCACTATGCGCCCGACGCGCCGGTGAGGCTCGGTGCCGAAACGGCGCGGCCCGGTGAGCGGCTCCTGGGGTTCGGGGATGTCGAGGCCGACTGGAACCTGTCGCCCCGTGGCGATCTGGTGGAAGCGGCGGCGAACCTCTTTCGCATGATGCACGAGATGGACCGGGACGGGACCGCCCCCATCGCGGTGTCCCCGATCCCTGACGAAGGGTTGGGCCGTGCGATCAACGACCGGCTTCGGCGAGCGGCGGCACCGCGCTAA
- a CDS encoding acyl-CoA dehydrogenase: MPFRSPVSDFQFLLDNVVDFAAVAATEKFAEATDDTVTAILTEAAKLSDEVVAPLNRSGDLDPAKLENGVVRTSKGFREGYQAIAEGGWVGISGDPEYGGMGLPFTLAASVNDMLSGACLALGLNPLLTQGQIEALETHASDQLKDTYLPRLTSGEWTGTMNLTEPQAGSDVGGLTSKATRNDDGTYAVTGQKIFISWGDHDVAANVCHLVLARLPDGKPGTKGISLFMVPKFIPDENGEAGKANDLRVVSLEHKMGLHGSPTCVMSFEGATGWLVGEEHNGMACMFTMMNNARLQVGVQGVGIAEAAYQHALTYALDRKQGRTPIENGRGTIVDFADVRRMLLQMRSETYAARAIALACSVAIDMSHATGDKEWEARAAFLTPIAKSYGTDTGIKVSELGVQVHGGMGFVEETGAAQYSRDVRVTSIYEGTNGIQAMDLVARKMMDGGDMAFRLLDEIESFNETIRESHGDLAGPVWDAAETLREATEWLLEQDLQTRFAGAVPYQSAFARVLGAYYHLKSAHAEGEPGPRTALARFYIERLLPDHEANLAAARAGAEGLYAFGIEELSA, encoded by the coding sequence ATGCCCTTCCGCTCGCCCGTCTCCGACTTCCAGTTCCTGCTCGACAACGTTGTCGATTTCGCTGCCGTCGCAGCGACCGAGAAATTCGCGGAGGCCACCGACGACACAGTGACCGCGATCCTCACCGAAGCGGCCAAGCTGTCGGACGAGGTGGTCGCGCCTCTCAATCGTAGTGGCGACCTCGATCCCGCGAAGCTGGAAAACGGCGTGGTGCGCACCTCGAAGGGGTTCAGGGAGGGCTATCAGGCCATTGCCGAGGGCGGCTGGGTCGGTATCTCGGGCGATCCTGAATATGGCGGCATGGGGCTTCCCTTCACGCTGGCGGCGAGCGTGAACGACATGCTTTCAGGGGCCTGCCTTGCGCTCGGGCTGAACCCGCTTCTGACGCAGGGTCAGATCGAGGCGCTGGAAACCCATGCCTCGGATCAGCTCAAGGACACTTATCTGCCCAGGCTGACGTCTGGCGAATGGACCGGGACCATGAACCTGACCGAACCGCAGGCCGGATCGGACGTGGGCGGGCTTACCTCCAAGGCGACGCGCAACGACGACGGGACCTATGCCGTCACCGGCCAGAAGATCTTCATCTCCTGGGGCGATCACGACGTGGCTGCGAACGTCTGCCACCTCGTCCTCGCGCGGCTGCCGGACGGCAAGCCGGGGACCAAGGGGATCAGTCTTTTCATGGTGCCGAAGTTCATCCCGGACGAGAACGGCGAAGCCGGCAAGGCCAATGATCTGCGCGTCGTCAGCCTCGAACACAAGATGGGCCTTCATGGCTCGCCGACCTGCGTGATGAGCTTCGAGGGGGCGACTGGCTGGCTCGTAGGCGAGGAACACAACGGCATGGCCTGCATGTTCACGATGATGAACAACGCCCGGCTTCAGGTCGGGGTGCAGGGTGTGGGCATCGCTGAGGCGGCCTATCAGCATGCCCTGACCTATGCGCTCGACCGCAAACAGGGACGCACGCCCATCGAGAACGGGCGCGGCACCATCGTGGATTTCGCGGATGTGCGGCGGATGCTGCTTCAGATGCGTTCCGAGACCTATGCCGCGCGTGCCATCGCGCTCGCCTGTTCCGTGGCGATCGACATGAGCCATGCGACCGGGGACAAGGAGTGGGAGGCGCGGGCGGCTTTCCTCACCCCCATCGCGAAAAGCTACGGCACCGATACCGGCATCAAGGTGTCCGAGCTTGGAGTGCAGGTGCACGGCGGCATGGGCTTTGTCGAGGAGACCGGCGCGGCGCAGTATTCCCGCGACGTGCGCGTGACCTCGATCTACGAAGGCACCAACGGCATTCAGGCGATGGACCTCGTCGCGCGCAAGATGATGGACGGCGGCGACATGGCCTTCCGCCTGCTGGACGAGATCGAGAGCTTCAACGAAACGATCCGGGAAAGCCACGGCGACCTTGCCGGGCCGGTCTGGGACGCGGCGGAGACCCTGAGAGAGGCAACCGAATGGTTGCTCGAACAGGACCTTCAGACCCGGTTCGCAGGCGCGGTGCCCTATCAATCCGCTTTCGCGCGGGTGCTTGGCGCCTACTACCACCTGAAGTCGGCCCATGCCGAGGGCGAACCCGGCCCTCGCACCGCGCTTGCCCGGTTCTATATCGAGCGTCTCCTGCCCGACCACGAAGCCAACCTCGCCGCTGCGCGGGCCGGGGCGGAGGGTCTTTATGCCTTCGGCATCGAGGAGCTGTCGGCGTGA
- a CDS encoding MBL fold metallo-hydrolase: MVAPLAFPWEDPPAEGEVTEVAEGVLWIRMPLPMKLDHVNVFAFDDPEGWTIVDTGLDSKRARAIWETLLSGPLAGRQVARVVVTHHHPDHIGLAGYFQRHHGAELVTTRTAWLMARMLRLDEQERPVDETLAFWRSAGMDREIYEKRKEERPFNFADIVSELPLGFTRIKEGDSITFGGRTWDVRIGNGHAPEHATFWSRDDALVHGGDQLLATISPNLGVYATEPEADPVGEWLESCERLKQYATPEQLVLPGHKLPYTGLPTRMRQLIENHHSALRRLLAAIEEPRTAVECFPAIFKRKIGDAEYGLALVEALAHLNHLYQIGQATRERGPDDAWIWKKQG, encoded by the coding sequence ATGGTCGCCCCTCTCGCCTTTCCGTGGGAGGATCCTCCCGCTGAAGGCGAGGTGACGGAAGTGGCCGAGGGCGTTCTTTGGATCAGGATGCCGCTTCCCATGAAGCTCGACCATGTGAACGTCTTTGCCTTCGACGATCCCGAGGGCTGGACCATCGTTGACACGGGACTGGACAGCAAGCGCGCCCGCGCGATCTGGGAGACGCTTTTGTCGGGTCCGCTTGCCGGGCGGCAAGTGGCGCGGGTCGTCGTCACGCACCATCACCCGGACCACATCGGCCTCGCGGGATATTTTCAGCGTCACCATGGGGCCGAGCTCGTCACCACTCGCACGGCCTGGCTCATGGCGCGGATGCTGCGGCTCGACGAACAGGAGCGCCCCGTCGACGAAACGCTCGCCTTCTGGCGGTCGGCGGGCATGGATCGCGAGATCTATGAGAAGCGCAAGGAAGAGCGGCCCTTCAACTTCGCCGACATCGTGAGCGAACTGCCCCTTGGCTTCACACGGATCAAGGAAGGCGACAGCATCACCTTCGGTGGACGCACCTGGGACGTGCGCATTGGCAACGGCCACGCGCCCGAACATGCCACCTTCTGGTCGCGCGACGACGCCCTTGTCCACGGGGGCGACCAGCTGCTCGCCACGATTTCCCCGAACCTCGGCGTCTATGCGACCGAGCCCGAGGCCGACCCGGTCGGCGAATGGCTCGAAAGCTGCGAACGGCTCAAGCAATACGCGACGCCGGAACAGCTCGTGCTGCCCGGTCACAAGCTGCCCTATACCGGGCTGCCCACGAGGATGCGCCAACTCATCGAGAACCACCATTCGGCGTTGCGCCGGCTCCTCGCAGCCATCGAGGAACCGCGCACTGCGGTCGAATGTTTCCCGGCGATCTTCAAGCGAAAGATCGGGGATGCCGAATATGGCCTCGCTCTGGTTGAAGCGCTCGCGCATCTGAACCACCTTTACCAGATCGGCCAGGCCACGCGGGAACGCGGACCTGACGATGCGTGGATCTGGAAGAAACAGGGGTAA
- a CDS encoding DUF6173 family protein codes for MSVTGIERRPGRAVHCDDHAEPTPEQVPLPDALTHEPIDKKSPAQWAYERLILYIQNFELKLDRDHEVAMGFVGGDAGVLRIEGLGYFDPDIVTFYGAERDGTKTQLVQHVSQLNVMLKAMPRPKEEKDEEPYRIGFRLARDLEQGQDGDQEATPGAK; via the coding sequence ATGTCCGTAACGGGAATCGAACGCAGGCCGGGGCGGGCCGTGCATTGCGACGATCATGCAGAACCGACGCCGGAACAGGTGCCCTTGCCGGACGCGCTCACCCATGAGCCCATCGACAAGAAAAGCCCCGCGCAATGGGCCTATGAGCGGCTCATCCTCTATATCCAGAACTTCGAACTGAAGCTCGACCGCGACCACGAGGTCGCCATGGGTTTTGTCGGCGGCGATGCTGGTGTGCTCAGGATCGAGGGGCTTGGGTATTTCGACCCGGATATCGTGACGTTCTACGGCGCCGAACGTGACGGCACCAAGACCCAGCTCGTCCAGCATGTGAGCCAGCTCAATGTGATGCTGAAGGCCATGCCGCGCCCGAAAGAGGAAAAGGATGAGGAGCCCTATCGCATCGGGTTTCGGCTCGCACGGGACCTGGAACAGGGGCAGGACGGGGACCAAGAGGCGACACCTGGGGCCAAATAG
- a CDS encoding aa3-type cytochrome c oxidase subunit IV: MAEHEPGTMDIRVQEKTFDGFIKFTVRSVIAIIVVLILLAIVGA; encoded by the coding sequence ATGGCTGAACACGAACCCGGCACGATGGATATCCGTGTGCAGGAAAAGACTTTTGATGGATTCATCAAGTTCACGGTACGCTCGGTGATCGCGATCATCGTGGTGCTGATCCTGCTGGCCATCGTCGGCGCCTGA
- a CDS encoding DUF1674 domain-containing protein: MPDDTDAKKDLPPAAQRALAEAEERRRTQKALDLPSELGGRDGPEPVRYGDWEKKGLAVDF; this comes from the coding sequence ATGCCTGACGATACCGATGCCAAGAAGGACCTTCCCCCCGCCGCGCAGCGCGCCCTGGCCGAGGCCGAGGAACGCCGCAGGACGCAGAAGGCGCTCGACCTGCCCAGCGAGCTTGGCGGCCGCGACGGGCCCGAGCCCGTGCGCTATGGCGATTGGGAGAAAAAGGGGCTGGCGGTCGATTTCTGA